A single window of Aspergillus flavus chromosome 4, complete sequence DNA harbors:
- a CDS encoding putative flavin-containing amine oxidasedehydrogenase, whose amino-acid sequence MADSSDSRQKVAIIGAGAAGMSCASTLAKHPQKYEVTLFDTAPHTGGQAISIPLDDSRHGASWLNEGVQGGSPIFRHTFNFFRRYGYKPVQVKLQVSFGKGPDNFWTNMFPSPLVDRFSDEIQKFGRVLKWIKRLMPFLGILPVKVMLKLFRFSTEFGNKMVLPLLALFLGTGNQTPNVPSALLERLFDDKNMRLWDYDPDTLLPNQPTMYTFPNLSDFYHDWARDLSSRGVHIRLKTAPELVRRDKHGVTLRPHPATDDANGDPDEADLPCEEFDEMVICCPADEAKSLLGQHATWREKYVLGGVKFFNDITITHSDSEYFNHIFEARYRGDLCAKGNNQSRRDQIAFSQKTTRTRKDGWEGFAPMYYIHSYESDPDKIEMGFDCTNYQHQFREAFGENAISPESDRHVYQTIFLNDKEKHLWTWDGIDKSKIIDKKWWHQFGHRWQHYLRVVPGMMFINGKNRTLYAGAWTMVNMHEIACISGIAAAYRLGADYEVFDDFAEDFFSKYLLVSHGVRYKRGKNCEPT is encoded by the exons ATGGCCGATAGTAGTGACTCACGACAAAAGGTGGCCATCATTGGCGCCGGTGCGGCGGGCATG TCGTGCGCTTCTACGCTGGCTAAACATCCACAAAAATATGAAGTGACCCTGTTCGACACTGCACCTCATACCGGCGGTCAGGCGATCTCAATCCCTCTAGACGACTCCCGGCATGGCGCCAGCTGGTTGAACGAGGGCGTGCAGGGTGGCTCGCCCATCTTTCGACATACTTTCAATTTCTTCCGAAGATATGGCTATAAACCGGTGCAAGTGAAACTACAAGTATCTTTCGGAAAGGGACCAGACAACTTCTGGACGAACATGTTCCCCAGTCCGCTGGTGGATCGATTTTCAGACGAGATACAAAAGTTCGGTCGCGTATTGAAATGGATCAAGCGACTCATGCCGTTCTTGGGTATTCTGCCCGTAAAGGTCATGTTAAAGCTATTCCGGTTCAGCACTGAGTTTGGAAACAAAATGGTGTTGCCATTGCTGGCTCTTTTTCTGGGGACCGGTAACCAAACGCCGAATGTGCCAAGCGCACTGTTGGAGCGACTCTTCGATGACAAGAATATGAGACTGTGGGATTACGATCCCGATACGCTGCTTCCTAATCAACCCACCATGTATACATTTCCAAACTTGAGTGACTTCTACCATGACTGGGCTCGAGATCTGAGCTCAAGGGGCGTCCATATCCGGCTCAAGACTGCTCCCGAGCTTGTAAGGCGAGATAAGCATGGCGTAACTCTACGACCACATCCTGCGACTGACGATGCGAATGGTGATCCGGATGAGGCCGACCTACCGTGTGAAGAATTCGACGAAATGGTTATTTGCTGCCCGGCCGACGAGGCCAAGAGCTTACTTGGACAACATGCGACATGGCGCGAGAAGTACGTGCTGGGTGGTGTCAAATTCTTCAACGACATTACCATCACGCATTCTGATTCCGAATATTTTAACCATATCTTCGAAGCAAGGTATAGGGGCGATCTATGTGCGAAGGGTAATAACCAGTCTCGGAGAGATCAGATTGCATTCTCCCAAAAGACCACAAGAACACGGAAAGATGGCTGGGAGGGCTTTGCGCCGATGTACTATATCCATTCCTACGAGTCCGATCCAGACAAAATCGAAATGGGCTTCGATTGTACGAACTACCAGCACCAGTTCCGCGAGGCCTTTGGTGAGAATGCTATTTCCCCAGAGTCCGACAGGCACGTTTATCAGACAATCTTCCTCAACGACAAGGAGAAACACCTTTGGACATGGGATGGCATCGACAAGAGCAAGATAATCGACAAAAAATGGTGGCATCAATTTGGGCATCGCTGGCAACATTATCTACGCGTGGTACCGGGCATGATGTTTATCAATGGTAAAAACAGGACACTGTACGCTGGTGCTTGGACGATGGTG AACATGCACGAGATCGCTTGTATATCAGGAATTGCGGCGGCATACCGGCTAGGTGCCGATTATGAGGTTTTTGACGATTTTGCCGAggacttcttctccaagtaTCTCCTCGTCTCACATGGCGTGCGTTACAAACGGGGCAAGAATTGCGAGCCGACATAA
- a CDS encoding amino acid transporter has product MATGQVELKNIGSGRTAHVLTEVESGACFEPDVSDEVKKGFTVQDQRDMHRMGKKQELRRNFRLISTIGFTTCVMGTWEILLTTNTQGLKAGGRPGLFWSLVWAYVGQTFIVLSLAEMSSMAPTAGGQYHWVSEFAPRKYQKYLSYTSGWLATISWQSIVTTDSYLAGTIVQGLIVLNNDSYVPLRWHGTLLVIAAVICMTLFNIFGAKRLPLAEGIFVTCHFFAFAPVVITLLVLSPKASARDVFTGFVDYGAGWPSISWTVMVGQVSSMFIVLGSDSVAHMSEEIEDAGVIVPKSMVSAFLVNIPFAFGMVLAYLFSMPDVQDAIDSPTGLPFIYVFKEAVENQAGATILVVVILILIITITISCLASASRQTFAFARDNGLPFSAWLATIHPTLHIPVNAIIFTCFFSIAISLIIIGSTVAFNALMSLCTTALMATYVISIGCIIVRRICMDPPPPPCRWSLGRFGMPINILALVYSLWSFFWSFWPNSHDVTAENFNWSSVMFFGLMGISTVMYWVHARKVYDGPVAIVEGRKFQ; this is encoded by the exons ATGGCCACCGGACAAGTGGAATTGAAGAATATCGGTTCGGGTCGTACTGCGCATGTCCTGACGGAGGTCGAAAGCGGAGCATGTTTCGAACCCGACGTATCGGACGAGGTCAAAAAAGGGTTCACGGTGCAAGACCAAAGGGACATGCACCGCATGGGTAAAAAGCAAGAATTGAGG AGGAACTTTCGCCTTATTAGTACCATCGGGTTTACCACTTGTGTTATGGGAACGTGGGAAATTTTGTTAAC AACAAATACTCAAGGCCTAAAGGCAGGGGGACGACCAGGTTTATTCTGGTCCTTGGTCTGGGCATATGTCGGGCAAACATTTATCGTTCTTTCTCTGGCAGAGATGTCATCGAT GGCACCCACGGCGGGTGGTCAGTACCAT TGGGTGTCTGAATTCGCCCCAAGGAAGTACCAAAAGTACCTTAGCTATACGTCAG GGTGGTTAGCTACCATATCCTGGCAGAGTATCGTCACAACAGACTCTTATTTAGCTGGAACAATAGTACAGGGACTGATAGTTTTAAACAACGATAGCTACGTACCGCTTCGCTGGCACGGGACTCTGCTTGTTATTGCAGCAGTGATTTGCATGACCCTCTTTAACATCTTTGGAGCAAAACGCCTACCACTCGCAGAAGGCATTTTTGTTACTTGCCACTTCTTTGCCTTCGCTCCAGTTGTGATTACATTACTTGTTCTCTCTCCCAAGGCAAGCGCGCGAGACGTTTTCACCGGCTTCGTAGACTACGGAGCCGGATGGCCATCCATATCATGGACAGTGATGGTAGGGCAGGTATCTAGCATGTTTATCGTCTTAG GTTCAGACTCGGTTGCGCATATGT CcgaggaaattgaagatgCTGGCGTAATCGTTCCTAAATCAATGGTCAGCGCATTTCTGGTGAATATCCCATTTGCCTTTGGGATGGTCCTGGCATATCTCTTCAGTATGCCCGACGTTCAAGATGCCATTGACTCTCCCACTGGTCTGCCCTTCATCTACGTTTTCAAGGAAGCCGTAGAGAATCAGGCCGGTGCAACTATCCTTGTCGTGGTTATTCTCATCTtgatcatcaccatcacGATTAGTTGTCTCGCATCGGCATCACGCCAAACATTCGCTTTTGCCCGAGATAACGGTCTGCCATTTTCTGCATGGCTTGCGACC ATCCATCCCACCCTGCACATTCCCGTCAACGCGATCATCTTTACGTGCTTTTTTTCGATAGCAATATCTCTCATTATCATTGGCTCCACCGTTGCATTTAACGCCCTCATGTCGCTCTGTACCACGGCTCTCATGGCCACGTACGTGATTTCCATCGGTTGTATCATCGTGCGACGTATTTGTATGGAcccaccaccgccgccttGTCGTTGGTCCCTAGGGCGATTTGGAATGCCGATAAACATCCTAGCCTTGGTGTACTCCCTGTGGTCCTTCTTCTGGAGCTTCTGGCCTAACTCACATGATGTTACCGCCGAGAACTTCAACTGGTCGTCTGTGATGTTTTTCGGGTTGATGGGGATATCGACGGTGATGTACTGGGTACATGCACGGAAGGTTTACGATGGCCCTGTTGCCATAGTCGAAGGTCGCAAGTTCCAGTAA
- a CDS encoding myo-inositol transporter → MSLNKYGGEDDSYEKEKAEQVEHVDTIDAEKGHLQDASELSGIEDTAASKAAWLISITVSIGGLLFGYDTGYISSVLVTIGTSLGHTLSSSEEELVTSLTSGGALIGAVGAGLTADRFGRRWPIWGACILFVLGTVLQTCSYSVPQFAVGRFVVGLGVGSAAMVVPLYIGEIAPAKYRGRMVAFNNMSVTFGQLLASAIGAGFAQVKGEAWRATVGIGAAPAVALAALLLLCPESPRQLVSHGDNASADAVLQRIYPGSTTEQREAKIRSIELSLQEATHAMSEDSIWATIRRVFTTPSTGRAVLTACVVMAISQLGGFNTLMYYAAKLFAIVGFNNPTAVGITVSGTNFVFSVVNLLVVDRFGRRIILTTTVLGMGICMLITAVAFHYIPVNLQTLEVETNNVGWPGIVVLVTIICYVACYSSGVATIAWIGTELIPLEVRAVGTMMNTVTCWSTNIIISSTFLSMMKGITPSGAFGFYTGICFTGWVFVVFFFPECKGMPLEAIREVFSDGFGVRYSKKWQKEHKDEARAATVTSFGH, encoded by the exons ATGTCACTGAATAAGTACGGTGGCGAGGACGACTCGtacgaaaaagaaaaagcagagCAAGTAGAACATGTTGACACTATAGATGCCGAAAAGGGGCATCTCCAGGACGCCTCCGAACTCAGTGGCATTGAAGACACGGCGGCATCCAAAGCTGCGTGGTTGATCTCAATAACGGTCTCAATCGGTGGTCTTTTATTCG GGTACGACACCGGCTATATCTCCTCGGTACTCGTGACGATTGGAACGTCCCTCGGTCATACTTTGAGCTCCAGTGAGGAAGAACTCGTCACTTCATTAACGAGCGGTGGTGCTTTGATCGGCGCAGTAGGAGCTGGTCTGACCGCGGATCGCTTTGGTCGCCGTTGGCCCATCTGGGGGGCCTGTATTCTTTTCGTACTAGGAACAGTGCTGCAGACATGTTCTTATTCCGTACCTCAGTTTGCAGTCGGTCGGTTCGTTGTGGGCCTTGGTGTCGGCAGTGCTGCCATGGTTGTACCTCTGTATA tcGGTGAAATAGCACCTGCCAAATATCGTGGTCGCATGGTGGCATTCAACAACATGAGCGTTACCTTTGGTCAGCTCCTGGCGAGTGCGATCGGGGCCGGTTTTGCGCAAGTGAAGGGAGAAGCATGGCGAGCAACTGTCGGAATTGGAGCTGCACCAGCCGTTGCACTTGCTGCGCTCCTCTTACTATGCCCGGAGTCGCCTCGTCAGCTGGTCTCGCACGGTGATAATGCAAGTGCAGATGCTGTTCTGCAACGCATCTACCCGGGATCTACCACCGAACAGCGCGAGGCTAAGATCCGGTCGATTGAATTGTCCCTTCAGGAGGCAACGCATGCGATGTCCGAAGACTCAATCTGGGCCACGATCAGACGTGTGTTCACCACCCCATCAACCGGTCGTGCCGTCCTGACTGCATGCGTGGTCATGGCTATCAGTCAACTGGGTGGGTTCAACACATTGATGTACTACGCTGCGAAGCTTTTCGCTATCGTTGGTTTCAACAACCCTACGGCTGTCGGTATTACCGTGTCAGGGACTAACTTTGTCTTCTCGGTCGTCAACCTCTTGGTTGTGGATCGATTTGGACGACGGATTATCCTGACCACTACAGTGCTTGGCATGGGCATCTGTATGCTCATCACCGCGGTCGCGTTTCACTATATCCCCGTCAATCTGCAAACATTGGAAGTGGAAACCAATAATGTTGGCTGGCCGGGAATTGTCGTCCTGGTCACTATCATTTGCTATGTAGCCTGCTATTCGTCTGGTGTTGCGACCATTGCGTGGATTGGAACTGAGTTGATTCCACTTGAGGTCCGAGCTGTAGGAACGATGATG AACACGGTTACTTGCTGGAGCACCAACATTATCATCTCCTCTACCTTCCTGTCCATGATGAAGGGTATCACACCGAGCGGTGCATTTGGGTTCTACACCGGCATCTGCTTCACTGGCTGGGTATTTGTGGTGTTCTTTTTCCCTGAATGCAAGGGCATGCCTTTGGAGGCCATTCGTGAAGTGTTTAGTGATGGCTTTGGAGTGCGCTATTCCAAGAAATGGCAAAAGGAACATAAAGATGAGGCTAGGGCTGCCACGGTCACCTCGTTTGGGCACTAA
- a CDS encoding cytochrome P450 produces MMLVVSLLLGLTGLYIIRWTLGERKTLKRLPPGPTSKPVIGNLLDLPSPGTPDWLHWLKHKELYGPISSVTIFGQTIVILNDRQTVIDLMEKRSGLHSSRPQLPIAEITDWDDTLGLIPYNSRFRAYRKALHQEMGTPASILKYHDIIDMETHRLLFRILENPEDLVQHIRKEAGSIILRVGYGYVTEPHARDPLVDLVDKAMEDFSQLVLPGAWLVNFIPMLKYLPSWFPGNGWQETAKAYKKRVTAMRDVPYTFVQRQIKKQNHVPSYVSSLLEQGNVEPGSEEEIVAKWSAQSLYGGGAETSVSSLACFFQAMVLNSNVQKRAQEEIDRVVGTSRLPDMSDRENLPYINAVVKEVLRWHPVTPLGVTHAASEDDTYNGYFIPKGSILVSNIWAIAHDPELYHDAIEFKPERFLGVNGRTPEYDPHLLSFGFGRRICPGQHLAAANLYLAIARSLAVFDITHLVKNGKEVPVTPEFTTGIISHPAPFELSIRVRSPEHEKLIRAVEKSYPWEKSHAEELQLKI; encoded by the exons ATGATGCTTGTAGTCAGCCTCCTCTTGGGCCTCACTGGTCTTTATATTATCCGATGGACTCTaggagaaaggaagactCTGAAGAGGCTCCCACCGGGGCCTACATCAAAACCTGTTATTGGCAACCTTTTGGATCTGCCGTCACCGGGCACACCTGACTGGCTGCATTGGCTCAAGCATAAAGAGCTCTATG GCCCGATCAGCTCGGTAACGATCTTCGGACAAACAATCGTCATCCTGAACGACCGTCAAACGGTAATAGATCTCATGGAGAAGCGCTCCGGATTGCACTCTTCTAGGCCTCAGCTGCCTATCGCAGAAAT AACAGATTGGGATGATACACTGGGGTTGATCCCGTACAACAGTCGCTTCCGCGCATATCGGAAAGCGTTGCATCAGGAGATGGGCACTCCCGCTTCGATTTTAAAATACCACGATATCATCGATATGGAAACACACCGTCTACTCTTCCGTATACTCGAAAACCCGGAGGACCTCGTCCAGCACATCAGGAA GGAAGCTGGGTCCATTATCTTGAGAGTCGGATACGGTTATGTCACAGAACCACACGCGCGGGACCCTCTGGTTGACTTGGTCGACAAAGCGATGGAGGACTTTTCGCAACTGGTTCTTCCTGGGGCTTGGCTGGTGAACTTCATTCCGATGT TGAAATACCTACCCAGCTGGTTTCCAGGTAACGGTTGGCAAGAGACGGCAAAGGCTTACAAGAAAAGAGTAACAGCAATGAGGGACGTGCCTTACACGTTTGTCCAACGACAGATCAAGAAGCAGAATCATGTACCGTCGTACGTGTCAAGTCTTCTGGAGCAAGGCAATGTAGAACCAGGGTCAGAGGAGGAGATCGTGGCGAAGTGGTCTGCCCAGTCGCTGTACGGCGGAGGAGCTGAAACA AGTGTCTCTTCATTGGCATGTTTTTTCCAGGCTATGGTGTTGAACTCAAATGTGCAGAAGAGGGCCCAGGAGGAAATTGACCGCGTGGTGGGAACCAGTCGCCTACCCGACATGTCTGACCGTGAAAACCTGCCATATATAAATGCTGTGGTAAAGGAGGTGCTCCGATGGCATCCTGTAACTCCATTAGGAGTCACACATGCAGCAAGCGAGGACGACACTTACAATGGCTACTTCATCCCTAAGGGCTCGATCCTGGTATCGAACATCTG GGCGATTGCTCATGATCCAGAGCTATACCACGATGCGATCGAATTCAAGCCGGAGCGCTTCCTGGGTGTCAATGGGCGAACACCAGAGTATGATCCGCATTTACTCTCATTTGGATTTGGGCGTCGAATTTGTCCCGGTCAGCACCTGGCTGCTGCCAATCTTTACCTTGCCATTGCCCGCTCCCTGGCAGTGTTCGACATTACCCATCTGGtcaaaaatggaaaagaggTCCCCGTCACTCCCGAGTTTACGACGGGCATTATCAGTCATCCGGCTCCATTCGAGTTGAGCATTCGCGTCCGTAGCCCCGAACACGAGAAACTTATTCGGGCAGTTGAGAAGAGCTACCCATGGGAAAAAAGCCACGCGGAGGAACTTCAGCTGAAAATCTGA
- a CDS encoding Alpha/Beta hydrolase protein has translation MWSWSPTIAFLWLVELLRPSWHTSGRILKPVVAIRNGTLVGVHNALYYQDFFLGIPYAQPPVDDLRYEHPQPLNESWEVPRQADSYGFWCHSAPLSLPGYTQDGFHHEEDEDCLTLNIVRPSGATPSSRLPVLVYIYGGGLQEGGSADQRYNMSFLVRESVKMDTPTIGVSFNYRVSGFGFLSGRAFNDSGLANLGLYDQRMALRWIQENIAAFGGDPTRVTIQGESSGALSVGYHLLAYDGRDDGLFRAAITQSGAPLSSAALIPVDDQERMYQDVLNATGCAAATESIKCLRAAPVEALKAAFQQKFFFPVMDGKFIADFPSNALKQGKFVKVPLLIGSNLNEGTGYIASGMFGAVNTPTELRSVITGFGAGEHLPNDTLDEIVNGYLQLPIREVRADLGTVLISPSSKHGSMYGYSTFYIGDYLVNAPKRYSAQMWAEYGAPVYSYLFAVVPNGLSPQILGAAHFQEVAFAFKNFDGVGFTAPPLCSFDSQTESQLRDVSRRMARMWLSFVGTLSPNNHQCRLLSYFFRSSCSPYVVPDLNIQWPVYQRRSPANLVLRLESTTVESDTWRSGIIQRIIDAFDEYKL, from the coding sequence ATGTGGTCGTGGTCTCCGACTATCGCTTTTCTCTGGCTTGTAGAGTTGCTACGCCCCTCTTGGCACACAAGTGGTCGCATCTTGAAACCCGTCGTCGCGATCAGAAATGGAACTCTGGTTGGTGTACACAATGCCCTGTACTATCAGgacttcttcctcggaaTTCCATATGCTCAGCCTCCAGTCGATGATTTACGATACGAGCACCCACAGCCGCTGAACGAGTCGTGGGAAGTCCCGAGGCAGGCCGATTCTTACGGGTTTTGGTGCCACTCCGCGCCTCTCTCGCTCCCAGGCTACACACAGGATGGGTTTCAccacgaagaagatgaagactgCTTGACTCTGAATATTGTCCGCCCATCTGGAGCGACCCCTTCCTCTCGCCTTCCTGTCCTGGTGTACATCTATGGTGGTGGATTGCAGGAAGGGGGTAGCGCCGACCAGCGGTACAATATGTCCTTCCTCGTACGGGAGTCCGTGAAAATGGACACTCCCACGATCGGAGTTAGTTTCAATTATCGAGTCTCTGGATTTGGATTTCTGTCCGGTCGCGCGTTCAACGATTCGGGCCTCGCAAATCTTGGCCTATACGACCAACGGATGGCACTACGCTGGATCCAAGAGAATATTGCCGCATTCGGCGGAGACCCTACGCGTGTTACAATCCAAGGAGAGTCCAGCGGAGCTTTATCCGTTGGATACCACCTTCTGGCATATGATGGTCGTGATGATGGACTTTTCCGCGCTGCTATCACTCAGAGTGGCGCTCCGCTTAGTTCAGCAGCGCTCATCCCGGTGGACGACCAGGAGCGGATGTATCAAGATGTCCTCAACGCTACCGGGTGTGCTGCTGCAACAGAAAGCATTAAGTGCCTACGGGCAGCACCGGTGGAAGCGCTCAAGGCTGCGTTCCAGCAAAAGTTCTTTTTTCCCGTCATGGACGGGAAATTCATTGCCGACTTTCCCTCCAATGCGCTCAAACAAGGAAAGTTTGTGAAAGTGCCATTGCTCATTGGGTCAAATCTGAACGAAGGGACTGGATATATCGCTTCGGGGATGTTCGGTGCTGTGAACACGCCGACAGAGCTCAGAAGTGTGATCACCGGGTTCGGGGCCGGGGAACACCTTCCCAATGACACCCTGGACGAGATAGTGAATGGCTATCTTCAGTTACCTATCCGAGAAGTCCGAGCCGACCTGGGGACAGTTCTCATCTCCCCTAGTTCGAAGCATGGCTCAATGTATGGTTATAGCACATTCTATATTGGGGACTACCTTGTTAACGCCCCCAAGCGTTATAGTGCTCAAATGTGGGCAGAATATGGGGCGCCTGTCTATAGCTATCTCTTCGCTGTTGTTCCTAATGGTCTGTCACCTCAGATCCTCGGTGCTGCTCACTTCCAGGAGGTTGCATTCGCTTTCAAGAACTTTGACGGCGTCGGGTTTACGGCCCCTCCTCTCTGTTCATTCGACAGTCAAACTGAGAGTCAGCTACGAGACGTCAGCCGCAGGATGGCTCGTATGTGGTTAAGCTTCGTAGGCACATTATCGCCGAATAACCACCAGTGTAGGTTGCTTTCCTACTTTTTCCGTTCCAGTTGCTCACCATACGTAGTGCCAGATTTAAACATACAATGGCCGGTATATCAGAGACGTTCACCAGCAAATCTGGTATTGCGTCTTGAGAGCACAACGGTGGAGTCAGATACCTGGCGGTCGGGGATCATCCAACGTATCATTGACGCTTTTGACGAGTATAAGCTCTAG
- a CDS encoding Alpha/beta hydrolase fold-1 — MSPAPRRSTFLVIHGAWHHPELYGTFCKAIENRGAEVICPRLPSCSGELPSTKTIEDDVALIRATAESLVQEGKKVFAVMHSYGGMVGTDALEGLGLQRLIYLAAFVPPSGKNLVDMLGGSMAPFIVGDEQGMLRVPEAASVFYQDLPDDEAAFWAGRLVPMPKSAFLNRITREAYRGIPATYILCKDDRAIPASTQEMMISNVQSAGVSMDVVRITASHSPFLSMPESTAELVVNLAAK, encoded by the exons ATGTCTCCCGCGCCAAGACGGTCGACCTTCCTAGTGATCCATGGCGCATGGCATCATCCCGAGCTGTACGGTACCTTCTGCAAGGCTATCGAAAATCGCGGCGCGGAAGTTATATGCCCCCGGTTACCGAGTTGCAGCGGAGAACTTCCCTCGACCAAAACCATAGAGGACGATGTCGCTCTGATCCGAGCGACAGCTGAGTCCCTAGTccaggaaggaaagaaagtgtTTGCTGTGATGCATTCATACGGCGGAATGGTCGGCACCGACGCGCTGGAAGGGCTGGGGCTCCAGCGTTTGATATACCTGGCAGCATTCGTACCGCCCAGTGGAAAAAACCTCGTTGATATGCTTGGTGGCTCTATGGCTCCATTCATTGTCGGT GATGAACAAGGTATGTTGCGGGTTCCCGAAGCTGCCTCGGTATTCTACCAGGATCTTCCCGACGACGAAGCCGCCTTCTGGGCGGGAAGACTTGTGCCAATGCCAAAGTCCGCATTCCTCAACCGAATCACCCGTGAGGCGTATCGCGGTATTCCCGCCACATATATCTTGTGCAAGGACGACCGGGCGATTCCGGCGAGCACACAAGAAATGATGATCTCAAATGTGCAGAGTGCGGGCGTGAGCATGGACGTTGTAAGGATAACTGCGAGCCATAGTCCCTTCCTGAGTATGCCTGAATCAACAGCCGAACTGGTGGTCAATTTGGCTGCAAAGTAG
- a CDS encoding uncharacterized protein (expressed protein): MFLAKGVFFKYIHRRGRYSIIGIISCLYVTACQPVIRPLLFTVHGLISLPFCLSCVNFILSLGSPADLLPDPL, translated from the coding sequence ATGTTTCTTGCAAAAGGCGTGTTCTTCAAGTATATTCACCGTCGAGGTAGATATTCTATCATTGGCATAATATCGTGTTTGTATGTAACAGCATGTCAACCTGTGATACGCCCACTACTCTTCACCGTTCATGGTCTCATTTCGCTTCCGTTTTGTCTATCTTGCGTCAATTTCATTCTTTCGTTGGGCTCTCCTGCTGACCTTTTACCTGATCCGCTGTAG
- a CDS encoding HotDog domain-containing protein: MLVVAPISGGMSVQRALVSAHAHSVRRLSSPIFFDSQRTPIECTFATRQASQSSSKPAPRPCSFFTMVSPSHVDPAREELNADRLISSLPLVRYLRSLSLSGKGVPRSSIYEESRPSRTMHPTASSVHMVIGPLSGPTKMPTDPYFFVKSDDACRLIGICYVGSSLCGHPGFVHGGLLFTLFDDAFARCASNVFSSRIGMTANLDISFRNPSIPDRVYIYRSKVIKREGRKAWIAGEIRCLRPFTAEEMLRRQESTNSEVSVEENEGTLVAEAKALFVEPRDVTVRSSLIPRCV; encoded by the coding sequence ATGTTAGTTGTGGCTCCTATATCGGGCGGCATGTCAGTCCAAAGGGCATTGGTATCAGCTCATGCTCACAGCGTGAGGCGACTGAGTTCACCAATCTTTTTTGATTCCCAGCGTACACCAATTGAATGCACATTCGCAACTCGGCAGGCTAGTCAAAGTTCGAGTAAACCTGCGCCCAGGCCATGTTCGTTCTTCACTATGGTGTCTCCGTCCCATGTTGATCCAGCCCGCGAGGAGTTGAATGCCGATCGTCTGATATCTTCGCTGCCACTGGTCCGATACCTTCGGTCGCTATCACTATCGGGCAAGGGTGTACCACGATCATCAATCTATGAGGAGTCACGCCCTTCACGTACCATGCATCCCACTGCCAGTTCGGTGCACATGGTCATCGGACCGCTGTCTGGGCCGACCAAGATGCCAACCGACCCATATTTCTTCGTCAAATCAGACGACGCATGCCGCTTGATCGGCATTTGTTACGTAGGGAGTAGCCTCTGTGGTCATCCGGGATTCGTCCACGGGGGTCTCCTGTTTACATTATTCGACGATGCTTTTGCACGGTGTGCTTCGAATGTTTTTAGTAGTCGGATAGGCATGACGGCAAACCTCGATATCAGTTTCCGAAACCCGTCTATTCCAGACAGGGTATACATTTACCGCAGCAAGGTGATCAAAAGAGAGGGACGAAAGGCATGGATCGCTGGTGAAATCCGGTGCCTGAGGCCTTTCACAGCCGAGGAGATGCTCAGGCGGCAGGAGTCGACTAACTCTGAAGTGAGTGTTGAGGAGAATGAAGGTACACTAGTTGCTGAGGCCAAGGCACTTTTCGTTGAGCCCAGGGACGTTACTGTAAGATCCTCACTCATACCACGTTGTGTCTAG